The genomic stretch GGGGACGCCAGAGACTCCGAAGCTATAAGCTGTATCCTCGCCCTCCAGGACGAGCTTCCAATTCGATGGGGGATTGACGGATTTGAAGAATTCTATGGCCTTGGGCTCATCACTACTTACCATCATGACGATTCCCACGACATCGCTCGACTCCAAGCCGTATTCCCTCCACGCTTTAGAGAGAGCTGGGAGCTCCTCCCTGCAGTGAGGGCACCATTCCGCGACGAACATGAGTACGACTATCTTCCCTCGAAGGGATGTCGTCGAGACGGCCTTACCATCGTAAGTGACTGCTCTAATCACCGGAGCTTTGCTCCCCTCTTTAGGGAGGGCTGAGGCAGCTATCGAGGGGATCAGCAGCATTATGATGAGGAGAGCGACATATCTCAAATCCTGATCACCTCCATCCTCTTCCCATCGTACACAGCGGCTGTCGGCGGGATGCCGTAATACCTACATGAGAAGATAGATATTAACATATGCTCCATTTCCTCTATCCCCGTGCTTCCCTTGAAGAGGAGCATGTAACCATCGGGATATGCCTCATGGGACCTAACTATAGCTTTAAGCTTATTCGCTCTCAAGAATTCCTCGACTGCAGCTCTACCGTAATATTTCACACCTCCTCCCCTGCTGTAATTCTCCCCGAACCTCTCCACGGATTCGGAAGGGTCGTTCCATAGTATCTGGAAGGCTACCTTATTTCTGGGGATGAGATCCTTCTTGGGCAACGCTGCTATCTGCTTGATGGATCT from Candidatus Korarchaeum sp. encodes the following:
- a CDS encoding TlpA family protein disulfide reductase — encoded protein: MRYVALLIIMLLIPSIAASALPKEGSKAPVIRAVTYDGKAVSTTSLRGKIVVLMFVAEWCPHCREELPALSKAWREYGLESSDVVGIVMMVSSDEPKAIEFFKSVNPPSNWKLVLEGEDTAYSFGVSGVPTTVVIDRNWTVAGVFVGARPPGEVLEPVIKLIGAGSQGNYTPVTSPATRAEGGVQTILIVIIALALAIVIYLGYRMRGKRKK